A genomic region of Botrytis cinerea B05.10 chromosome 9, complete sequence contains the following coding sequences:
- the Bcmpe1 gene encoding Bcmpe1, which yields MTSSVFFKFRSQREPSRVEFDGTGISVFELKRDIIIKSGLGDGTDFDLQIYNEADNEEYDDDTTVIPRSTSIIARRLPSIKPGAGRAARYMSGQMPIKQKNSSRKEQGKQANAKAVASTQGLAQMNSAMTEEEKMEAMFQAQSDQWSAQQEDMANQTPVFRPGGKKGQPPPNVPDHEPPTGYICYRCGEKGHWIQVCPTNDDPNFDNKARIKRTTGIPRSFLKTVEKPVQLTNDGTVDDTKTPSGVMVNAEGEFVVAEPDKASWEQFQAKTKSSAAAQKAAALGDKVLRDRGLECALDMRIFIDPMKTPCCEKTYCNDCITNALIESDFTCPGCQTDGVLIDDLKPDDEMTAKIKTYLAEKDAAAKKEKEDQRAKSPSVKSEATKTPPQSKASIIAGKAKSPTPKQSPKSKSPEVSKVLKNSPKQGKSVTPVVSVPGAPSGPQGKKRPADELLENPKIPKGPKAMRQKESAMNPQQNMMNGMNGMNGMNGFPNMNNMPQQFYGNANGFNNGMPNMNMMNQFGMGGMNPMMGMNPMMGMNFPGMNNMPMFNNANAFGNMNPMMNGNMPQMNGMGRGMNVPNGAAAGFPNQQKTVFAEPLPNEEDNAYFRKPVNPHRHVGRQRRARPSDYREL from the exons ATGACGTCCTCAGTGTTCTTCAAGTTCAGATCCCAAAGGGAGCCCTCTAGAGTTGAATTTGATGGTACTGGTATCTCCGTATTTGAACTCAAGCGtgatatcattatcaagAGTGGATTAGGTGACGGAACCGATTTCGATCTTCAAATTTACAATGAAGCAGACAATGAAG AATATGATGACGATACTACCGTTATCCCACGATCAACTTCGATCATCGCTCGTCGATTACCCTCTATCAAGCCGGGAGCAGGAAGAGCTGCCAGATACATGTCGGGACAAATGCCgataaaacaaaagaattcGTCGCGAAAAGAACAAGGAAAGCAGGCAAATGCAAAAGCCGTTGCATCTACACAAGGCTTGGCACAAATGAATAGTGCGATGACtgaggaggagaagatggaagctATGTTCCAGGCTCAAAGTGATCAATGGTCGGCACAACAAGAAGATATGGCCAA TCAAACCCCAGTCTTCAGGCCAGGTGGTAAGAAAGGTCAACCCCCACCAAACGTTCCAGATCATGAACCACCAACTGGTTATATCTGTTATCGATGTGGAGAGAAAGGGCATTGGATTCAGGTCTGTCCTACGAATGATGATCCAAACTTCGATAATAAGGCTCGGATTAAGCGTACAACTGGTATTCCAAGATCTTTTTTGAAGACTGTAGAGAAGCCAGTTCAGTTGACCAATGATGGTACGGTGGATGATACAAAGACCCCATCAGGTGTGATGGTAAATGCTGAAGGAGAATTTGTCGTTGCTGAGCCTGATAAAGCTTCATGGGAACAATTTCAGGCTAAGACCAAGTCATCTGCTGCTGCCCAGAAAGCTGCTGCTTTAGGAGATAAAGTTTTGAGAGATAGAGGATTGGAATGCGCGCTCGACATGAGAATATTCATAGATCCAATGAAGACGCCCTGTTGTGAGAAGACGTATTGCAATGACTGCATTACTAATGCTCTTATCGAAAGCGATTTCACATGCCCAGGATGTCAGACTGATGGagtattgattgatgatcTGAAGCCCGATGATGAGATGACCGCTAAGATCAAGACCTACTTGGCAGAGAAAGATGCAGCcgccaagaaagaaaaagaagaccaAAGAGCTAAAAGTCCTAGCGTAAAGTCGGAGGCTACCAAAACGCCGCCCCAATCTAAAGCATCAATAATTGCAGGAAAAGCCAAATCGCCAACACCAAAGCAATCACCTAAATCAAAGTCACCAGAAGTTTCAAAGGTCTTGAAAAATAGTCCTAAGCAAGGAAAATCAGTTACCCCAGTTGTTAGCGTTCCTGGTGCGCCGTCCGGACCTCAGGGTAAAAAGCGACCTGCAGATGAATTACTCGAGAATCCAAAAATTCCCAAAGGACCAAAAGCCATGCGCCAAAAAGAATCTGCCATGAACCCACAACAAAACATGATGAACGGAATGAATGGTATGAATGGTATGAACGGCTTTCCAAACATGAACAACATGCCACAACAATTTTACGGCAATGCAAATGGTTTTAATAACGGCATGCCAAACATGAACATGATGAACCAATTCGGTATGGGAGGTATGAATCCAATGATGGGCATGAATCCTATGATGGGTATGAATTTCCCGGGTATGAACAATATGCCTATGTTCAACAACGCAAACGCATTTGGTAATATGAATCCTATGATGAATGGCAATATGCCAcagatgaatggaatgggtaGAGGAATGAATGTACCAAATGGTGCAGCAGCTGGATTCCCTAATCAACAAAAGACGGTCTTTGCTGAACCTTTACCAAATGAAGAAGACAATGCATATTTCAGAAAACCGGTCAATCCCCATAGACATGTGGGAAGACAGAGGAGGGCGAGACCAAGTGATTACCGGGAACTTTGA
- the Bcdao8 gene encoding Bcdao8 produces the protein MTATDEIPGQAGLPSVNPTKSFWHSEPSKILLGHRTTESLPTKADVVIIGSGIAGTSAAHWLRVHDDGKDLNVVMLEAREACWGATGRNGGHCQPLVYASPPEVGAFEVRNYEDIKSFVAENDVQCDWKSLSSCHSYMSEDQFQVAAKAAEALKDLDPALGDLVTIITKDSTNPSLSDLRIPTAAGAIATSKAASLWPYKLVAWVLEDLISKNDSSSSPKFNLQTSTPVTGLQKSSSEWIIHTSRGQLSAPKVLLAINAYTSHLLPSFSDLITPVRGEMSSLLPPFSMSPAIESPNKPLEYSYSIMGHFGQNINRDDYLVQRPFFSTSSSQKESGGELMFGGGRQFAAQAGLGVFDDSSIDPPAANYLRRELPRTLNLHNNEEELEATYEWSGIMGFSRDNWPWVGNVTERLGGGEGLYVCAGFTGHGMPTARLSAKAAIGLMMGDEIDSIDLPERYILSEERVRKARQLDVVGVADEKGGFC, from the exons atgACAGCTACAGATGAGATACCAGGTCAGGCAGGACTCCCATCTGTCAACCCTACTAAATCTTTCTGGCATAGCGAGCCGTCGAAGATCTTATTGGGTCACAGAACTACAGAGAGCCTTCCCACAAAAGCCGATGTTGTTATTATTGGGAGTGGAATTGCAGGGACTTCGGCCGCACATTGGTTAAGAGTgcatgatgatggaaaagatCTCAATGTGGTGATGTTAGAGGCGAGAGAAGCTTGTTGGGGAGCAACTGGTAGA AATGGAGGTCATTGTCAGCCGCTTGTTTATGCTTCACCTCCAGAAGTTGGAGCTTTTGAAGTGAGAAATTATGAggatatcaaatcttttgTGGCAGAAAATGATGTTCAATGTGATTGGAAATCATTATCCAGTTGTCACTCTTACATGTCAGAAGATCAGTTCCAGGTAGCCGCTAAAGCTGCGGAAGCCCTCAAGGATCTGGATCCAGCACTAGGCGATTTAGTTACCATTATCACCAAAGATTCTACCAATCCCTCATTATCGGACCTTCGAATTCCTACAGCAGCTGGCGCAATTGCAACATCCAAAGCCGCTTCACTCTGGCCGTATAAATTGGTTGCATGGGTTCTAGAAGATTTGATCTCCAAGAATGATTCCTCAAGCTCCCCAAAATTCAAccttcaaacttcaacacCCGTAACCGGGCTTCAAAAGTCTTCTTCGGAATGGATAATTCACACTTCTCGCGGCCAACTTTCAGCCCCCAAAGTTCTGTTGGCAATAAATGCCtacacatcacatcttcTTCCCTCATTCTCTGATCTCATTACTCCCGTCCGTGGTGAGATGTCTTCACTTCTTCCCCCATTCTCCATGTCACCGGCCATAGAATCTCCAAATAAACCTTTAGAGTACTCTTACAGTATTATGGGGCATTTCGGTCAGAATATAAACCGAGATGATTATCTCGTCCAACGACCTTTTTTCTCCACATCCTCATCACAAAAAGAATCCGGAGGTGAACTGATGTTTGGCGGTGGTCGTCAATTTGCTGCACAAGCTGGCTTGGGAGTCTTCGATGATTCATCTATTGATCCTCCTGCTGCGAATTATCTCCGTCGAGAGCTACCCCGTACACTCAATCTTCACAATAATGAAGAAGAGCTCGAGGCTACTTATGAATGGAGTGGGATTATGGGATTTAGCAGGGATAATTGGCCTTGGGTGGGAAATGTGACTGAGAGATtaggaggtggagagggcTTATATGTTTGTGCTGGTTTTACGGGACATGGGATGCCGACGGCGAGATTGAGTGCTAAGGCAGCTATAGGCTTAATGATGGGGGATGAGATAGACAGTATTGATTTACCTGAGAGGTATATATTAAGTGAAGAAAGAGTTAGAAAGGCAAGACAGCTGGATGTGGTTGGCGTTGCAGATGAGAAAGGTGGATTCTGCTAG